Proteins encoded by one window of Marixanthomonas sp. SCSIO 43207:
- a CDS encoding TolC family protein, with protein MDVVNHSFYKKISVFLVFLFVLVTGNAQDKKITLEELKKAALEYSNQIKNGKLRAEKAEVARQEAYSKYFPEVEGTGLALYGFNDLIAPIPGVLPNGIDNIYSIGATATQPIYTGGKIRLTNQLAQVQLESRKIGTEETIDSVVLAIETKFWQLINIQEYQKVVNASKTYLNNLLKQQEDLLDAGLISKNQLLQVKVEKSGLLLRENELSNQRKIALLDLAVYAGISYDTSMVASKAVKKDIASPELTFGNPQLDLQSNNMYRLLEKQVQAAQLQVKNEKADLLPQFAVGLNASKFDSFNNDLGIDIQPIAFGTITIPISAWWGGEKKQIRQTEIEVEIAENKLKDGKDQLTVGIMKSWYDLLNAYKQIQYAEDKLLYATENLQNQRDYYNSGLSNLTDLLNAQQSKQEADAELANAIANYNQKEAVYRYRTNQLEIPSIEE; from the coding sequence ATGGACGTTGTAAACCATTCATTCTATAAAAAAATAAGCGTTTTCTTGGTGTTTCTTTTTGTGCTTGTAACAGGTAATGCTCAGGATAAAAAAATAACACTAGAAGAATTAAAAAAAGCAGCCCTTGAATATAGTAACCAAATTAAAAATGGAAAATTAAGAGCCGAAAAAGCTGAGGTTGCTAGACAAGAAGCATATTCTAAATATTTTCCCGAAGTAGAGGGCACTGGATTGGCATTATATGGTTTTAATGACCTTATAGCACCCATTCCTGGAGTTTTACCTAACGGAATTGATAATATTTACAGTATTGGCGCTACAGCGACACAGCCCATCTATACTGGAGGAAAAATTAGATTGACCAATCAATTAGCTCAAGTACAATTAGAAAGTCGTAAAATAGGAACAGAAGAGACTATAGATTCTGTTGTTCTTGCTATAGAAACTAAATTTTGGCAATTAATTAATATACAAGAATATCAAAAAGTAGTGAATGCTAGTAAAACCTACCTCAATAATTTATTAAAACAACAAGAGGATCTTTTAGATGCAGGACTTATTTCAAAAAATCAGCTACTTCAGGTAAAAGTAGAGAAAAGCGGACTTTTATTAAGGGAAAATGAATTATCAAACCAAAGAAAAATCGCTTTATTAGATTTGGCAGTATATGCAGGAATTTCGTATGATACTAGTATGGTTGCTTCAAAAGCTGTAAAAAAAGATATTGCTTCACCAGAACTAACCTTTGGAAATCCCCAACTTGACTTACAAAGCAATAATATGTATCGCTTGTTAGAAAAACAAGTGCAAGCAGCACAATTACAAGTGAAAAATGAAAAAGCCGACTTATTACCTCAATTTGCAGTAGGATTAAATGCTTCAAAGTTTGATTCATTTAATAATGATTTAGGAATAGATATTCAACCAATTGCTTTTGGGACTATTACTATTCCAATTTCTGCTTGGTGGGGTGGAGAAAAAAAGCAAATAAGACAAACAGAAATTGAAGTTGAAATTGCAGAAAATAAATTAAAAGATGGTAAGGATCAATTAACAGTAGGAATTATGAAAAGCTGGTATGATCTTCTCAATGCATATAAACAAATTCAATATGCTGAAGATAAGTTGCTTTATGCTACCGAAAACCTTCAAAATCAAAGAGATTATTATAATAGTGGGTTAAGTAATTTAACAGATTTATTAAACGCCCAACAATCTAAACAAGAGGCAGATGCAGAGTTGGCAAATGCAATCGCCAATTATAATCAAAAAGAAGCAGTATATCGCTATAGAACCAACCAACTAGAAATCCCCTCAATAGAAGAATAG
- a CDS encoding aminotransferase class IV: MINFNGTLQENNTSISPNNRGLNYGDAVFETLRISGGKIYFWEDHYFRLMASMRILRMEIPMSFTPEYLEEQVLNTIKAQENNNKGFRAKILVWRKTGGKYTPSTNDVAFLITTEPLENPFYTLQDSFYEIELFKDHYINSGLLSTLKTNNKVLNVLGSVYAQENDYANCLLLNEKKQVVEALNGNIFLVKGYKIKTPPLEDGCLNGILRKQIIKIIGAMPDYILEETSVSPFELQKADEIFITNVITGIQPVSKYRKKEYSQEVAKELLAKLNVKARLS, translated from the coding sequence ATGATTAATTTTAACGGAACTCTTCAAGAAAACAACACATCAATTTCACCTAACAATCGTGGTCTTAATTATGGAGATGCTGTATTTGAAACCTTACGTATTTCTGGTGGAAAAATTTATTTCTGGGAAGATCACTACTTTCGGTTAATGGCTTCTATGCGTATTTTAAGAATGGAAATTCCTATGAGTTTCACTCCAGAATACCTAGAAGAACAAGTTTTAAATACTATAAAAGCTCAAGAGAATAATAATAAAGGTTTTAGAGCAAAAATTTTAGTATGGCGTAAAACCGGTGGAAAATATACTCCCAGTACTAATGACGTAGCCTTTTTAATCACTACTGAACCATTAGAAAATCCATTTTACACATTACAAGATTCTTTTTACGAAATAGAGCTTTTTAAAGACCATTACATTAATTCAGGATTACTTTCTACCCTAAAAACAAATAATAAAGTTCTCAATGTACTAGGAAGTGTTTATGCTCAAGAAAATGATTATGCAAATTGTCTGCTTCTAAATGAAAAAAAGCAAGTAGTTGAAGCCTTAAATGGGAATATTTTTTTGGTAAAAGGCTATAAAATTAAAACACCTCCTCTTGAAGATGGTTGTTTAAATGGTATTTTAAGAAAACAAATCATCAAGATTATAGGAGCAATGCCGGACTATATTCTCGAAGAAACTTCTGTATCTCCTTTTGAATTACAAAAAGCAGATGAAATATTTATTACAAATGTGATTACAGGTATTCAACCAGTTTCAAAATATAGAAAAAAAGAATACAGCCAAGAAGTAGCTAAAGAACTTCTAGCAAAATTGAATGTAAAAGCTAGATTAAGCTAG
- a CDS encoding YqgE/AlgH family protein yields the protein MTTLKPAKGLLLVAEPSIIGDVSFNRSVVLLAEHNHEGSVGFILNKPLEYTLKDFIPELNSNLAVYNGGPVEQDNLYFIHKIPELIPDSIEISNGIYWGGDFNSVIDLLIENKIDESQIRFFLGYSGWESAQLDQELQLNSWVVAPNTYNNGIIGKSYTNFWKEKMIEFGGDYLIWSNSPENPTYN from the coding sequence ATGACTACTCTCAAACCAGCCAAAGGATTGTTATTAGTAGCTGAACCTTCTATCATTGGTGATGTTTCTTTCAATAGATCTGTAGTCTTATTGGCAGAACACAATCACGAAGGTTCTGTTGGTTTTATACTTAACAAACCCTTAGAGTATACTTTAAAAGACTTTATTCCTGAATTAAATTCCAACTTGGCCGTTTACAATGGTGGTCCAGTAGAACAGGATAACTTGTACTTTATTCATAAAATTCCAGAGTTAATACCAGACAGTATTGAAATATCAAATGGTATTTATTGGGGTGGAGATTTTAATTCAGTGATTGATTTACTGATAGAAAATAAAATTGATGAATCACAGATACGCTTCTTTTTGGGGTATTCAGGATGGGAAAGTGCTCAACTAGATCAAGAATTACAATTAAATAGTTGGGTTGTAGCCCCCAATACATACAATAATGGAATTATAGGAAAATCATATACCAATTTCTGGAAGGAAAAAATGATTGAATTTGGTGGTGATTATCTTATCTGGTCAAATTCGCCAGAAAATCCTACTTATAACTAG
- a CDS encoding START-like domain-containing protein has product MDDKIKYEMEFPIQVSPSLLYQYISTPSGMSEWYADNVNSRGEYFTFIWEGSEEKAKLLGKKSGERIKFRWVDDEDTDYYFELRIQVDEITKDVSLMITDFAEEDEIDEGKMLWDNMVSDLKQILGSK; this is encoded by the coding sequence ATGGATGACAAAATAAAATACGAGATGGAATTCCCGATACAGGTGTCTCCATCGTTGTTATATCAATATATATCAACTCCTTCAGGAATGAGTGAGTGGTATGCTGATAACGTTAATTCTCGAGGTGAATATTTTACATTTATTTGGGAAGGAAGTGAAGAAAAAGCCAAGTTATTAGGTAAAAAAAGTGGTGAACGTATCAAGTTTAGATGGGTTGATGATGAAGATACAGACTACTATTTTGAGCTTCGTATACAAGTTGATGAAATTACTAAAGATGTATCATTAATGATTACAGATTTTGCCGAAGAAGATGAAATAGATGAAGGTAAAATGCTATGGGATAATATGGTTTCAGACTTAAAACAGATATTGGGTTCTAAGTAA
- a CDS encoding HU family DNA-binding protein: MFKNQTMNKSDLIDAMAEDAGITKAAAKKALESFLENVEGALKKGNRVSLVGFGSWSVSKRAAREGRNPQTGKTIKIAAKNVVKFKAGSDLQSAVN, encoded by the coding sequence ATTTTTAAAAATCAAACTATGAACAAATCAGATTTAATCGACGCAATGGCAGAAGATGCCGGAATTACAAAAGCAGCTGCAAAAAAAGCTTTAGAGTCTTTCCTTGAAAATGTAGAGGGAGCACTTAAAAAAGGAAACCGTGTATCATTAGTAGGTTTCGGTTCTTGGTCAGTATCTAAAAGAGCTGCTCGTGAAGGTAGAAACCCACAAACAGGTAAAACTATTAAAATTGCTGCTAAAAACGTTGTGAAGTTTAAAGCAGGATCAGATTTACAGAGTGCTGTAAACTAA
- a CDS encoding phospholipase A has protein sequence MNKKFSWYLVAVTFVIGSICQAQSINRENFKDSVQKLPYFTIHKDNFFLTGIPTNTAINSNSADAKYQVSFKQIITRDKLPWDTYLFLTYTQQAFWDIYKESFPFRDVNFNPSIAIGKPIFNKDDNFKGIAGVAIEHNSNGRDSIYSRSWNRITASYTTNIFHRTTANFEMWLPFGYRNDNSDILEYTGLAQINIEREVKQNKLYFNLMLRKGLNFDGKGTIRSRIYYNLFKNNLSNQYIMLEWYLGQAEGLLDYQKSQSMIRLGYVIKTNEFDFFK, from the coding sequence ATGAATAAAAAATTTAGCTGGTACTTAGTAGCGGTTACTTTTGTAATAGGCTCAATCTGTCAAGCTCAATCGATAAATAGAGAAAATTTTAAAGATTCAGTACAGAAATTACCCTATTTCACTATTCATAAGGATAATTTCTTTTTAACAGGAATCCCAACAAATACAGCTATAAATAGCAATTCAGCAGATGCAAAATATCAAGTTAGTTTCAAACAGATTATAACTAGAGATAAACTCCCTTGGGATACTTATTTATTTTTGACCTACACTCAACAAGCTTTTTGGGATATCTATAAAGAATCTTTTCCTTTTAGGGATGTTAATTTTAATCCATCTATAGCAATAGGTAAACCTATATTTAATAAAGATGATAATTTTAAAGGAATAGCAGGAGTAGCCATAGAGCACAACTCCAATGGTCGTGATAGTATTTATTCTAGAAGTTGGAATAGGATAACTGCAAGTTATACTACGAACATTTTTCATCGAACTACAGCAAATTTTGAGATGTGGTTGCCTTTTGGCTATAGAAATGATAACTCAGATATTTTAGAGTATACAGGTCTTGCACAAATAAACATAGAACGCGAAGTAAAGCAAAACAAATTGTATTTTAATTTAATGCTTAGAAAGGGGTTGAATTTTGATGGGAAAGGTACTATACGTTCAAGAATTTACTATAACCTTTTCAAAAACAACCTTTCTAATCAATATATAATGCTAGAATGGTATTTAGGTCAAGCAGAAGGCTTACTTGATTATCAAAAGTCACAAAGTATGATAAGGTTAGGATATGTGATTAAAACAAACGAATTTGATTTTTTTAAATAA